CCTGCTTTTAACTTTTCTTTATAGATACATGAAGCCATTGGTGGAAAAAGGATATATATATATAGCACAGCCACCATTGTATAAAGTAAAACAAGGTAAGAATGAAACATACATTTATACTGAAAGAGAAATGGAAAAATACATGCAAGAAATTAAAGGTCAAAAATATTCGATACAACGTTACAAAGGTCTTGGGGAGATGAACCCTAATCAGTTATGGGAGACTACCATGGATCCTGAAACCAGAACTGTTTTGCAAGTAGATTTAACTGATGCAGTAAAGGCTGACGAGTTATTTACCGTATTAATGGGGGATAAAGTAGAACCTAGACGAGAATTTATACAAAATCACGCCAAAAGCGTTAAAAACCTTGACGTGTAGTGAGAGGTGGATTAAATGTTAGAAACAAATAATTCAAAAGTATTACCAAGAGATATAAACAGGGAAATGGAACAATCGTACGTTGACTATGCTATGAGTGTTATAGTAGGTAGAGCGCTTCCAGATGTAAGAGATGGTTTAAAGCCAGTACATCGAAGAATTTTATTTGCCATGAATGAACTAAACATAGTTTATAACAAACCACATAAAAAATGTGCGAGGGTAGTTGGGGAAGTATTAGGTAAATATCATCCCCACGGAGATACAGCTGTATATGATGCACTGGTTAGAATGGCTCAAGATTTTTCTATGAGATATACGTTGCTAGATGGCCATGGAAACTTTGGATCCATAGATGGAGACGCTGCAGCTGCCATGCGTTATACAGAAGTTCGCATGGATAAAATTTCTCAAATGATGTTAGCTGATATCGAAAAAGAGACAGTTGACTTTAGATTAAATTTTGATGAATCTTTGGAAGAACCATGGGTTTTGCCATCTAAAATACCTAATCTTTTAGTAAATGGAGCAGCTGGTATAGCGGTGGGAATGGCTACTAATATACCACCCCATAATCTTACAGAGGTAATTGATGGAGCAATTTCTTTAATAGACAATCCTGAGCTTGAAATTCAAGATCTTTTGACAACAATAACAGGTCCAGATTTTCCTACAGGAGGCATTATTAAAGGTAAAGAAGGAATTAAAAACGCGTATAAAACAGGACGAGGGGTTATAAAAGTCCAAGGTGAAGTTAAATATGAAAAACTAAACAATGGAAAAACTAGAATAGTAATTACAGAACTTCCTTACCAAGTAAATAAGGCTAGGTTAATAGAAAAAATAGCTGATCTTGTTAGAGATAAAAAAATAGAGGGAATTACAGACCTTAGAGATGAATCTGATCGCAATGGTATGAGAGTTGTGATAGATATAAGAAAGGATGCCCATCATCAACATATAACTAATTTATTACTAAAGCACACACAATTGCAACAAACTTTTGGAATTATAATGCTGGCACTAGTGGATAATCAACCTAAGGTACTTAATTTAAAGCAGGTATTAGAGCATTATATAAATCATCAAAGAGATGTTATAACAAGAAGAACTAAATTCGATCTTAGAAAGGCTGAAGCTAAAGCGCATATATTAGAAGGATTAAAAATAGCCCTTGATAATATTGATGAGGTTATTAAAACAATTAGGGGATCGTCTAGTGCTGCGCAAGCAAAGGAAGAGTTGATAAATAGGTTTGCTTTGTCCCAAAAACAAGCCCAAGCTATCCTAGAGATGAGACTACAAAAGTTAACTGGCCTAGAAAGAGAAAAAATAGACTTGGACTATAAAGAAGTAATGAATCAAATTGCTTACTTTAAGGATCTGTTAGGAGATACAGGAAAAATTGATGGAGTTATAAAGGAAGAGCTACAGCAAGCCAAAGATCAGTTTGGTGATGAAAGAAAAACTAGAATTACTATAGATGAGCAGGAAATTGAATATGAAGATTTGATAGCCCAAGAAGATGTTGTTGTAACTATTACCCATCAAGGCTATATTAAAAGAATTCCTCTTTCGGCTTATAAAAGACAAAAAAGAGGTGGAAAAGGTGTAACTGCAATAGGAAGCAAAAATGACGATTTTGTAGAGCATCTTTATATAACTTCTTCACATAATCATATTATGTTTTTTACAAATAAAGGAGTTGTATACCGTAAAAAAGTATATGAGATTCCAGAAGGTGGACGGCAAGCTAGAGGAACTGCTTTAATTAATATTATTCCAATAGATAAAGAAGAACATATAACTGCAGTTGTTCCGATAAAAGAGTTTAAAGAAAATAACTATTTATTCTTTATAACAAAGCATGGATATGTTAAGAAAACTCAACTTACGGAATTTGATACTAGTCGTAAAAATGGTCTAATTGCTCTTACCTTAGGGAAGGAAGATGAACTAATATCTGCAAAACTTACTGATGGTAAACAGGAAATTTTAGTTGGTAGCGTACTTGGACAAGGGGTAAGGTTTAAAGAAACTGATGTAAGAAATATGGGAAGAACAGCTAGAGGTGTAAAAGGAATTAATCTAGTCAATCAAGATGAAGTTGTTGATGCTGTCATTGCAGACCCCTCCTATGATTTGTTAACTGCAACTACAAAGGGTTATGGTAAAAGAACAAGAATTGATGAGTATAGAACTCAAACCAGGGGAGGAAAAGGAATTAAAATAATGAACTTAACAGACAAAAATGGTCAACTAGCATCATTAAAAGCTGTTAAGGAAAGCGAAGATATAATGATAGTTAGTAATAAAGGATATATGACAAGGCAAGAAGTTAAAGGGATTGGCATATTTGGTAGAACTACTCAGGGTGTAAGACTAGTAAGGCTTAATGAGGATGAAAAAGTTGTGGCAGTAGCAAGAGTAGTTACAGAAGATGAAGAAGAGTAAATAAAAGGGAAAGCGGAAGTTAACGCCGCTTTCCCTTTTTTATTTTATAAAGTTTATTTAATAACATTGACTTAACATAAAACATATAGTAAAGTAGATTACTGTTGTCCCAGAATCAAGAAATGAATTTTATTTTGCAGGAAAAAGTTTTTAAAAAAACATTGACATATAGAAAAACAAATGGTATAGTATTATTTGTCGCTGAAACACGGCGGCAAACAAATTAGGTCTTTGAAAATTGAACAGCTAATGCAAAAGCCAGAAATGCAGACTAGAATTCCTGCTCTTGGAATTCGTAGTCGAATTTACCCAAAAACTTTTACTCAAAAGTTTGTTGGGCTCCGTTTTAATTAGTTTTAAAACATTTAAGTAAGATGAGCTAAATTTTAGCTTTTCATAGAATCTTTTATGGAGAGTTTGATCCTGGCTCAGGACGAACGCTGGCGGCATGCCTCACACATGCAAGTCGAACGATCCGACACTCAACCTAGTTGAGTGTCTGGATAGTGGCGGACGGGTGCGTAACACGTGGGCAACCTGCCCTTTAGATCGGGATACCATCGGGAAACTGATGTTAATACCGGATACCTTCTTTTTGTCACCTGATAAAAAGAAGAAAGATTTATCGCTAAAGGATGGGCCCGCGCTTCATTAGCTAGTTGGTAGGGTAACGGCCTACCAAGGCAACGATGGATAGCTGGTCTGAGAGGACGATCAGCCACACTGGGACTGAGACACGGCCCAGACTCCTACGGGAGGCAGCAGTGGGGGATATTGCGCAATGGGGGCAACCCTGACGCAGCAATGCCGCGTGAAGGATGAAGGTTTTCGGATCGTAAACTTCTGTTATGAGGGATGAATAAAATGACAGTACCTCAAGAGGAAGCCCCGGCTAACTACGTGCCAGCAGCCGCGGTAATACGTAGGGGGCGAGCGTTGTCCGGAATTACTGGGCGTAAAGAGCATGTAGGTGGTTTGATAAGTCAGATGTTAAACTGCGGGGCTCAACCCCGTATTGCATTTGAAACTGTCAAACTTGAGGACAGGAGAGGAAAGTGGAATTCCTAGTGTAGCGGTGAAATGCGTAGATATTAGGAGGAACACCAGTGGCGAAGGCGACTTTCTGGACTGTACCTGACACTGAGATGCGAAAGCGTGGGGAGCGAACAGGATTAGATACCCTGGTAGTCCACGCCGTAAACGCTGGGCACTAGGTGTAGGGGGTTTAGATACCCTCTGTGCCGCAGTTAACGCACTAAGTGCCCCGCCTGGGGAGTACGACCGCAAGGTTGAAACTCAAAGGAATTGACGGGGGCCCGCACAAGCAGCGGAGCATGTGGTTTAATTCGACGCAACGCGAAGAACCTTACCAGGGCTTGACATCCTCTGAAGGCTTTAGAGATAGAGTCGTCCTCTTTTGAGGCAGAGAGACAGGTGGTGCATGGTTGTCGTCAGCTCGTGTCGTGAGATGTTGGGTTAAGTCCCGTAACGAGCGCAACCCTTATTCTTAGTTGCCAGCAGGTTAAGCTGGGCACTCTAAGGAGACTGCCGGTGATAAACCGGGGGAAGGTGGGGATGACGTCAAATCATCATGCCCCTTATGTCCTGGGCTACACACGTGCTACAATGGCCTGAACAACGGGAAGCGAAGGAGCGATCTGGAGCGAATCCTTTAAATCAGGTCTCAGTTCGGATTGCAGGCTGCAACTCGCCTGCATGAAGTCGGAGTTGCTAGTAATCGCGAGTCAGCATATCGCGGTGAATGCGTTCCCGGGCCTTGTACACACCGCCCGTCACACCACGAAAGTTTGCAACACCCGAAGCCGGTGAGCCAACCTTTTAGGAGGCAACCGTCGAAGGTGGGGCGAATGATTGGGGTGAAGTCGTAACAAGGTAGCCGTATCGGAAGGTGCGGCTGGATCACCTCCTTTCTAAGGAGCTTTAACTTATGGTTAGTAGCTTAGCTGTTTAATTTTGAAAGACCTAGTCTTTCATGCAAGGGCTTATAGCTCAGCTGGTCAGAGCGCACGCCTGATAAGCGTGAGGTCGGTGGTTCGAGTCCACCTAAGCCCACCATAAAAAACATGGGGGTGTAGCTCAGTTGGGAGAGCACCTGCCTTGCAAGCAGGGGGTCAGCGGTTCGAATCCGCTCATCTCCACCATTTTTTTTATACCGATCTTTGAAATTACCCATAAGGAAAGAAACTAAGAAAGTATCAACCCGAGAAACAAAAGCGTGGTAGATACAATTTCATTATGTTTAAACGAGCAAATTAGGTCAAGTTACAAAGGGCGCACGGCGGATGCCTTGGCGCTGGGAGTCGAAGAAGGACGTAGCGAGCTGCGAAAAGCCGCGATTAGCTGCAAGCAAGCTGTAAGTCGCGGATTTCCCAATGGGGCAACCCACCACAGTTAATACTGTGGTACCACCACCTGAATAAGTAGGGTGGTAGGAGACAACCGGGGGAACTGAAACATCTAAGTACCCCGAGGAAGAGAAAGAAAACTCGATTCCCTAAGTAGTGGCGAGCGAACGGGGAAGAGCCTAAACATTTTTAGTGTAAGCCTGTATGCGTTGCTAAAAGTGGGTTGAGGGAGTTACTTTACAAGTGGATACAGCCACTTGGGATAGTTACAAAATTAAAGTTTAGGCGAATTGGCTGGGAAGCCAAACGATACAAGGTGAAAGTCCTGTAGCCGAAAAGCTTTAAACTATCTAAGTAGCCACCCGAGTATTGCGGGACACGAGAAACCCCGTAAGAATCTAGGAGGACCACCTCCAAAGGCTAAATACTACCCAGCGACCGATAGTGAACAAGTACCGTGAGGGAAAGGTGAAAAGTACCCCAGGCGGGGGATGAAATAGAACCTGAAACCGTGTGCCTACAAACAGTCAGAGCCCCATAAGCGGGTGATGGCGTACCTTTTGTATAATGGATCAGCGAGTTACATTTGCAAGCGAGGTTAAATGGTAAAGCCATGGAGCCGAAGCGAAAGCGAGTCTTAATAGGGCGTTAAGTTTGTATGTGTAGACCCGAACCCGAGTGACCTACCCATGGCCAGGGTGAAGTTTTGGTAACACAAAATGGAGGCCCGAACCCACTAATGTTGAAAAATTAGGGGATGAGCTGTGGGTAGCGGTGAAATGCCAAACGAACTCGGAGATAGCTGGTTCTCCCCGAAATAGCTTTAGGGCTAGCCTCAAGGATGAATAGTGGAGGTAG
This genomic interval from Proteinivorax tanatarense contains the following:
- the gyrA gene encoding DNA gyrase subunit A; translated protein: MLETNNSKVLPRDINREMEQSYVDYAMSVIVGRALPDVRDGLKPVHRRILFAMNELNIVYNKPHKKCARVVGEVLGKYHPHGDTAVYDALVRMAQDFSMRYTLLDGHGNFGSIDGDAAAAMRYTEVRMDKISQMMLADIEKETVDFRLNFDESLEEPWVLPSKIPNLLVNGAAGIAVGMATNIPPHNLTEVIDGAISLIDNPELEIQDLLTTITGPDFPTGGIIKGKEGIKNAYKTGRGVIKVQGEVKYEKLNNGKTRIVITELPYQVNKARLIEKIADLVRDKKIEGITDLRDESDRNGMRVVIDIRKDAHHQHITNLLLKHTQLQQTFGIIMLALVDNQPKVLNLKQVLEHYINHQRDVITRRTKFDLRKAEAKAHILEGLKIALDNIDEVIKTIRGSSSAAQAKEELINRFALSQKQAQAILEMRLQKLTGLEREKIDLDYKEVMNQIAYFKDLLGDTGKIDGVIKEELQQAKDQFGDERKTRITIDEQEIEYEDLIAQEDVVVTITHQGYIKRIPLSAYKRQKRGGKGVTAIGSKNDDFVEHLYITSSHNHIMFFTNKGVVYRKKVYEIPEGGRQARGTALINIIPIDKEEHITAVVPIKEFKENNYLFFITKHGYVKKTQLTEFDTSRKNGLIALTLGKEDELISAKLTDGKQEILVGSVLGQGVRFKETDVRNMGRTARGVKGINLVNQDEVVDAVIADPSYDLLTATTKGYGKRTRIDEYRTQTRGGKGIKIMNLTDKNGQLASLKAVKESEDIMIVSNKGYMTRQEVKGIGIFGRTTQGVRLVRLNEDEKVVAVARVVTEDEEE